In the genome of Sorangium aterium, one region contains:
- a CDS encoding DUF2188 domain-containing protein, which translates to MTQRLTYHVMPDPDGWGWVVAAEGYVTRSLPYGTVQEAIESTEELVRQHPGSAVVIDELPPPLTPIEIEHRLAA; encoded by the coding sequence ATGACACAGAGGCTCACATACCACGTCATGCCGGACCCCGACGGCTGGGGCTGGGTGGTCGCGGCCGAGGGCTACGTCACCCGCTCGCTCCCGTACGGCACGGTGCAGGAAGCGATCGAGTCCACGGAGGAGCTCGTCCGCCAGCACCCGGGCAGCGCGGTCGTCATCGACGAGCTGCCACCGCCGCTCACGCCGATCGAGATCGAGCATCGCCTGGCGGCGTGA